The following are encoded in a window of Echeneis naucrates chromosome 19, fEcheNa1.1, whole genome shotgun sequence genomic DNA:
- the srsf2a gene encoding serine and arginine rich splicing factor 2a isoform X2, with product MSYGRPPPDVEGMTSLKVDNLTYRTSPETLRRVFEKYGRVGDVYIPRDRYTKESRGFAFVRFLDKRDAEDAMDAMDGALLDGRELRVQMARYGRPPDSMYSRRGAPPRRYGGRSTSPRRRRRSRSRSRSRSRSRSRSRHHYSRSRSRSYSRSRSRSRSKSKSKSKSKSRTPRRSKSKSPSRSRSRSRSKSRSRTPPSNRGSKSRSRSKSKSRPKSPEDNGAES from the exons atgagCTACGGAAGGCCGCCGCCGGACGTCGAGGGGATGACCTCCCTCAAAGTGGACAACCTGACCTACAGGACCTCGCCGGAGACCTTGCGCCGAGTCTTCGAGAAGTACGGCCGCGTGGGGGACGTGTACATCCCCCGGGATAGGTACACCAAGGAGAGCCGCGGCTTCGCCTTCGTGCGCTTCCTCGACAAGAGAGACGCCGAGGACGCCATGGACGCCATGGACGGCGCGCTGCTCGACGGGCGGGAGCTTCGAGTGCAGATGGCCCGCTACGGACGACCGCCGGACTCCATGTACAGCCGGAGAGGGGCTCCGCCACGCAGATATGGAGG CCGTTCAACCAGCCCCCGTCGTCGCAGGCGTAGCCGCAGCCGCTCCAGGAGCAGAAGCCGCTCCCGATCTAGGAGCCGCCACCACTACAGCCGTTCCAGGTCCCGCTCCtactccaggtccaggtccaggtcccgATCCAAGTCCAAGTCTAAATCCAAGTCCAAATCCAGAACCCCCAGACGCAGCAAGTCAAAGTCTCCCTCCAGGTCACGCTCCCGTTCCAGGTCAAAGTCAAGAAGTCGAACCCCACCTTCCAACAGAGGGTcaaagtccaggtccaggtccaaatCCAAGAGTAGGCCTAAATCACCAGAGGACAACGGAGCTGAGTCCTAA
- the srsf2a gene encoding serine and arginine rich splicing factor 2a isoform X1 codes for MSYGRPPPDVEGMTSLKVDNLTYRTSPETLRRVFEKYGRVGDVYIPRDRYTKESRGFAFVRFLDKRDAEDAMDAMDGALLDGRELRVQMARYGRPPDSMYSRRGAPPRRYGGYGRRSRSRSTSPRRRRRSRSRSRSRSRSRSRSRHHYSRSRSRSYSRSRSRSRSKSKSKSKSKSRTPRRSKSKSPSRSRSRSRSKSRSRTPPSNRGSKSRSRSKSKSRPKSPEDNGAES; via the exons atgagCTACGGAAGGCCGCCGCCGGACGTCGAGGGGATGACCTCCCTCAAAGTGGACAACCTGACCTACAGGACCTCGCCGGAGACCTTGCGCCGAGTCTTCGAGAAGTACGGCCGCGTGGGGGACGTGTACATCCCCCGGGATAGGTACACCAAGGAGAGCCGCGGCTTCGCCTTCGTGCGCTTCCTCGACAAGAGAGACGCCGAGGACGCCATGGACGCCATGGACGGCGCGCTGCTCGACGGGCGGGAGCTTCGAGTGCAGATGGCCCGCTACGGACGACCGCCGGACTCCATGTACAGCCGGAGAGGGGCTCCGCCACGCAGATATGGAGGGTACGGCCGCCGAAGCAGGAG CCGTTCAACCAGCCCCCGTCGTCGCAGGCGTAGCCGCAGCCGCTCCAGGAGCAGAAGCCGCTCCCGATCTAGGAGCCGCCACCACTACAGCCGTTCCAGGTCCCGCTCCtactccaggtccaggtccaggtcccgATCCAAGTCCAAGTCTAAATCCAAGTCCAAATCCAGAACCCCCAGACGCAGCAAGTCAAAGTCTCCCTCCAGGTCACGCTCCCGTTCCAGGTCAAAGTCAAGAAGTCGAACCCCACCTTCCAACAGAGGGTcaaagtccaggtccaggtccaaatCCAAGAGTAGGCCTAAATCACCAGAGGACAACGGAGCTGAGTCCTAA